The Paramisgurnus dabryanus chromosome 6, PD_genome_1.1, whole genome shotgun sequence genome has a window encoding:
- the scinlb gene encoding scinderin like b, translated as MVSHKEFETAGKAPGLQIWRIESMDLKPVPKNLYGNFFTGDAYILLYTTAAPSYFIHMWIGNECSQDESGAAAIFATQLDDFLGGGPVQFREVQNNESIAFLGYFKSGIKYQQGGVASGFNHVSTNGVDVKRLLHVKGRRAIRATEVDLSWANFNKGDCFILDLGKDIYQWCGSECNRFERLKASQLAIDIRDNERNGRAKMNMVEEDAEPEAFVQALGPKTSIAPATPDDEQVETSNKKKGALYMISDASGSMKTSVVAQSSPFKQEMLSPNECYILDNGGDRNVFVWKGPNASADERKAAMKSAQQFIKEKNYSNKTQIQVMPAGGETTLFKQFFSNWKDKDQTTGPSKAYTIGRIAHVEQIPFDASTLHNSKAMAAQHNMVDDGSGKVQIWRVEGGARVAVDPSTYGQFYGGDCYLILYTYKQGSREQHIIYTWQGLKCTQDELAASAFLTVQLDDSMGGAPVQVRVTQGQEPPHLMSLFKGKPMIIHSGGTSRKGGQMTAASTRLFHIRQSSSKATRAVEVEPSASKLNTNDVFVLKTPDSVFVWKGVGASDEEMLAAKNLVSVLGGSATNVAEGKEPAGFWSALGGKKDYQTSRNLQIMVKPPRLFGCSNKTGRITVDEVPGEFTQSDLATDDVMLLDAWDQIFLWIGKDANEVEKTESPKIAKEYVASDPSGRSGLAITTIKQGAEPPTFTGWFQAWDANMWDSDPLDKIRARF; from the exons ATGGTGTCCCATAAGGAGTTTGAGACTGCAGGGAAAGCTCCTGGTCTGCAGATATGGCGCATCGAGAGCATGGACCTCAAGCCGGTCCCTAAGAATCTATATGGCAACTTCTTTACGGGCGATGCTTACATTCTGCTGTACACCACGGCCGCACCATCGTATTTTATACATATGTGGATCG GAAATGAGTGTTCTCAGGATGAAAGTGGAGCTGCGGCCATCTTTGCCACGCAGCTGGATGATTTTCTCGGAGGTGGTCCCGTTCAGTTTCGCGAGGTCCAAAACAACGAGTCGATCGCCTTCCTGGGCTACTTCAAGTCTGGCATCAAGTATCAG CAAGGTGGGGTTGCATCTGGCTTTAATCATGTGTCGACCAATGGCGTCGATGTGAAGCGTCTGCTCCATGTCAAGGGCAGAAGGGCCATCAGAGCCACTGAGGTGGATTTGTCCTGGGCCAACTTTAACAAAGGAGACTGCTTCATCTTGGACCTGGGGAAG GATATTTATCAGTGGTGTGGCAGCGAGTGCAATCGTTTCGAGCGTTTGAAGGCTTCCCAGTTGGCCATTGATATCCGGGACAATGAGAGGAACGGCAGGGCCAAGATGAACATGGTGGAGGAGGATGCAGAGCCAGAAGCTTTCGTTCAG GCTCTTGGGCCAAAAACCAGCATTGCCCCTGCAACTCCAGATGATGAGCAAGTAGAAACCTCCAACAAGAAGAAGGGAGCACTGTACATG ATCTCAGATGCCTCTGGATCCATGAAAACATCCGTTGTGGCCCAGAGCAGCCCGTTCAAACAGGAGATGCTCTCCCCCAATGAGTGCTACATCCTGGATAATGGAGGCGATaggaatgtgtttgtgtggaaaG GACCGAATGCAAGCGCGGATGAGCGCAAAGCAGCTATGAAGTCAGCACAGCAGTTCATCAAAGAGAAGAACTACTCCAATAAAACACAG ATCCAGGTgatgcctgcagggggcgagACTACTCTGTTCAAGCAGTTTTTCTCTAACTGGAAGGACAAGGATCAAACCACTGGTCCCTCCAAGGCCTACACCATAGGCCGCATAGCCCACGTGGAGCAAATTCCCTTCGATGCCTCCACCCTCCACAATAGCAAGGCTATGGCAGCCCAGCACAACATGGTTGATGATGGTTCTGGAAAAGTCCAG ATTTGGCGTGTGGAGGGAGGAGCCCGTGTGGCCGTGGACCCCTCAACCTATGGTCAGTTCTATGGAGGAGATTGCTATCTGATCCTCTACACTTACAAACAAGGAAGCAGAGAGCAGCATATCATCTACACCTG GCAGGGGCTTAAGTGCACACAAGACGAGCTGGCAGCCTCTGCTTTCCTTACTGTCCAACTGGACGACTCCATGGGCGGAGCTCCGGTTCAG GTGCGTGTGACACAAGGTCAGGAGCCACCCCACCTGATGAGTCTGTTTAAGGGTAAACCCATGATAATCCACAGTGGAGGAACATCCCGCAAGGGTGGGCAAATGACGGCGGCCAGTACTCGCCTGTTCCACATCCGTCAGAGCTCTTCCAAAGCTACTCGAGCCGTAGAG GTTGAGCCGTCTGCATCCAAACTAAACACCAACGATGTATTTGTGCTGAAAACACCAGattctgtgtttgtgtggaAAGGTGTAGGTGCCAGTGATGAAGAAATGCTCGCTGCCAAAAATTTGGTGAGTGTTCTGGGAGGAAGCGCCACTAATGTTGCAGAGGGTAAAGAACCAG CTGGATTCTGGTCAGCTCTCGGAGGCAAGAAGGATTACCAGACATCGCGAAATCTGCAGATCATGGTCAAACCACCACGCCTGTTCGGCTGCTCCAATAAAACAGGCCGGATAACG GTTGATGAGGTCCCTGGAGAATTCACTCAGTCAGACTTGGCTACCGATGATGTCATGTTGCTTGATGCCTGGGATCAG ATCTTTCTTTGGATTGGTAAGGATGCCAATGAGGTGGAGAAAACTGAGTCACCAAAAATCG CTAAAGAATATGTGGCCTCTGATCCTTCTGGACGTAGCGGGTTGGCCATCACAACCATAAAGCAAGGAGCTGAACCTCCAACCTTCACAGGCTGGTTCCAGGCTTGGGACGCAAACATGTGGGACTCTGACCCTCTGGACAAAATTCGAGCTCGCTTTTAA
- the wls gene encoding protein wntless homolog isoform X2, producing the protein MAGAIIENMSTKKLVIVVVILLLFQAFSFMVGGLIAPSPTSAIHYLATKCVDNAKTKGPSWFMPWGPDQCAKIRDFEEATAKRIEANDIVFAVHIPLHNREMSPWFQFMLVILQFDIAFYTQNPIVEGLVTMDVRLAYRDDQVSKWTEMAHSIEHRKLDCILNATKTPENDGRYYDCELLPFMEVGSVAHKYYLINIRLPVNERKNVNIGIGEIKDIRLVGIHQNGGFTKVWFAMKTFLTPSILIIMIWYWRRITQMTRPPVLLEKIIFALGISMTFINIPVEWFSVGFDWTWMLLFGDIRQGIFYAMLLSFWIIFCGEHLMDQTERNRISVYWKQVVPIMFGSLCLFIFDMCERGVQLKNPFYSIWASDVGTKQAMAFIIVAGICACLYFLFLCFMVFQVFRNGLIFRFKFLMLVTLACAAMTVIFFIISQVNEGHWRWGAYTVQVNSAFFTGIYGMWNLYVFALMFLYAPSHKRYGDEQSSVNDQGGNSGEENQLTTTITHVDGPTEIYKMTGKEAQE; encoded by the exons ATGGCAGGCGCTATTATAGAGAACATGAGCACCAAAAAGTTGGTGATCGTGGTAGTCATTTTGCTTTTATTCCAGGCGTTCTCCTTTATGGTCGGAGGATTGATTG CTCCGAGTCCCACCTCAGCCATCCACTACCTGGCTACAAAGTGCGTGGACAATGCGAAGACCAAGGGCCCCAGCTGGTTCATGCCTTGGGGCCCTGACCAGTGCGCTAAGATCAGAGACTTTGAGGAGGCCACGGCCAAGAGAATCGAAGCCAATGATATTGTGTTTGCAGTCCACATTCCCTTACACAACCGAGAGATGAGTCCCTGGTTCCAGTTTATGCTTGTGATCCTCCAGTTTGACATTGCTTTCTACACGCAAAACCCAATTG TTGAAGGTTTGGTTACGATGGATGTTCGACTGGCCTATAGGGATGATCAAGTGAGTAAATGGACTGAGATGGCCCATTCCATCGAACATCGCAAACTGGACTGCATTTTAAACGCAACCAAG ACTCCAGAGAATGATGGGCGCTACTATGATTGTGAACTTTTGCCTTTCATGGAGGTTGGCAGCGTTGCCCATAAATACTATCTTATCAACATCAGACTCCCCGTAAACGAACGCAAAAATGTCAACATCGGGATTGGAGAAATCAAAGACATCCGACTTGTG GGCATTCATCAGAACGGTGGCTTCACGAAGGTGTGGTTCGCTATGAAGACATTTCTCACTCCCAGCATCCTCATTATCATGATCTGGTACTGGAGGAGAATCACCCAAATGACCAGACCACCAGTCCTGCTGGAAAA GATTATTTTTGCTCTGGGAATATCTATGACCTTCATCAATATTCCAGTGGAATGGTTTTCAGTTGGTTTTGACTGGACCTGGATGCTGTTGTTTGGTGACATCCGTCAGGGCATCTTCTACGCCATGCTGCTTTCCTTCTGGATCATCTTCTGTGGAGAACATCTCATG GACCAGACTGAGAGAAACCGCATCTCTGTGTACTGGAAACAGGTTGTACCCATTATGTTTGGCTCCCTCTGTCTCTTCATCTTTGACATGTGTGAGAG aggtGTACAGCTGAAAAACCCTTTCTACAGTATCTGGGCATCAGATGTTGGGACTAAGCAGGCT ATGGCCTTCATCATTGTGGCGGGAATCTGTGCATGTCTCTACTTTCTGTTCTTGTGCTTTATGGTGTTTCAAGTTTTCAGAAAT GGCCTGATCTTTCGCTTCAAGTTCCTGATGTTGGTCACACTGGCATGTGCTGCCATGACTGTCATTTTCTTCATCATAAGTCAG GTGAACGAGGGCCACTGGCGCTGGGGTGCGTACACGGTTCAAGTCAACAGTGCATTCTTTACTGGCATTTATGGCATGTGGAATCTCTATGTGTTTGCCCTCATGTTTCTGTACGCACCATCTCACAAACGTTATGGGGATGAACAGTCAAGCG TAAATGATCAGGGTGGAAACAGTGGTGAGGAAAATCAGCTCACCACCACCATCACACACGTGGATGGACCTACAGAGATCTACAAAATGACTGGAAAGGAAGCTCAAGAGTAG
- the wls gene encoding protein wntless homolog isoform X1, translated as MAGAIIENMSTKKLVIVVVILLLFQAFSFMVGGLIAPSPTSAIHYLATKCVDNAKTKGPSWFMPWGPDQCAKIRDFEEATAKRIEANDIVFAVHIPLHNREMSPWFQFMLVILQFDIAFYTQNPIVEGLVTMDVRLAYRDDQVSKWTEMAHSIEHRKLDCILNATKTPENDGRYYDCELLPFMEVGSVAHKYYLINIRLPVNERKNVNIGIGEIKDIRLVGIHQNGGFTKVWFAMKTFLTPSILIIMIWYWRRITQMTRPPVLLEKIIFALGISMTFINIPVEWFSVGFDWTWMLLFGDIRQGIFYAMLLSFWIIFCGEHLMDQTERNRISVYWKQVVPIMFGSLCLFIFDMCERGVQLKNPFYSIWASDVGTKQAMAFIIVAGICACLYFLFLCFMVFQVFRNVSGKRSSLPAMTKARRLHYEGLIFRFKFLMLVTLACAAMTVIFFIISQVNEGHWRWGAYTVQVNSAFFTGIYGMWNLYVFALMFLYAPSHKRYGDEQSSVNDQGGNSGEENQLTTTITHVDGPTEIYKMTGKEAQE; from the exons ATGGCAGGCGCTATTATAGAGAACATGAGCACCAAAAAGTTGGTGATCGTGGTAGTCATTTTGCTTTTATTCCAGGCGTTCTCCTTTATGGTCGGAGGATTGATTG CTCCGAGTCCCACCTCAGCCATCCACTACCTGGCTACAAAGTGCGTGGACAATGCGAAGACCAAGGGCCCCAGCTGGTTCATGCCTTGGGGCCCTGACCAGTGCGCTAAGATCAGAGACTTTGAGGAGGCCACGGCCAAGAGAATCGAAGCCAATGATATTGTGTTTGCAGTCCACATTCCCTTACACAACCGAGAGATGAGTCCCTGGTTCCAGTTTATGCTTGTGATCCTCCAGTTTGACATTGCTTTCTACACGCAAAACCCAATTG TTGAAGGTTTGGTTACGATGGATGTTCGACTGGCCTATAGGGATGATCAAGTGAGTAAATGGACTGAGATGGCCCATTCCATCGAACATCGCAAACTGGACTGCATTTTAAACGCAACCAAG ACTCCAGAGAATGATGGGCGCTACTATGATTGTGAACTTTTGCCTTTCATGGAGGTTGGCAGCGTTGCCCATAAATACTATCTTATCAACATCAGACTCCCCGTAAACGAACGCAAAAATGTCAACATCGGGATTGGAGAAATCAAAGACATCCGACTTGTG GGCATTCATCAGAACGGTGGCTTCACGAAGGTGTGGTTCGCTATGAAGACATTTCTCACTCCCAGCATCCTCATTATCATGATCTGGTACTGGAGGAGAATCACCCAAATGACCAGACCACCAGTCCTGCTGGAAAA GATTATTTTTGCTCTGGGAATATCTATGACCTTCATCAATATTCCAGTGGAATGGTTTTCAGTTGGTTTTGACTGGACCTGGATGCTGTTGTTTGGTGACATCCGTCAGGGCATCTTCTACGCCATGCTGCTTTCCTTCTGGATCATCTTCTGTGGAGAACATCTCATG GACCAGACTGAGAGAAACCGCATCTCTGTGTACTGGAAACAGGTTGTACCCATTATGTTTGGCTCCCTCTGTCTCTTCATCTTTGACATGTGTGAGAG aggtGTACAGCTGAAAAACCCTTTCTACAGTATCTGGGCATCAGATGTTGGGACTAAGCAGGCT ATGGCCTTCATCATTGTGGCGGGAATCTGTGCATGTCTCTACTTTCTGTTCTTGTGCTTTATGGTGTTTCAAGTTTTCAGAAATGTTAGTGGGAAAAGGTCATCTCTGCCTGCTATGACGAAGGCTCGTCGGCTGCACTATGAG GGCCTGATCTTTCGCTTCAAGTTCCTGATGTTGGTCACACTGGCATGTGCTGCCATGACTGTCATTTTCTTCATCATAAGTCAG GTGAACGAGGGCCACTGGCGCTGGGGTGCGTACACGGTTCAAGTCAACAGTGCATTCTTTACTGGCATTTATGGCATGTGGAATCTCTATGTGTTTGCCCTCATGTTTCTGTACGCACCATCTCACAAACGTTATGGGGATGAACAGTCAAGCG TAAATGATCAGGGTGGAAACAGTGGTGAGGAAAATCAGCTCACCACCACCATCACACACGTGGATGGACCTACAGAGATCTACAAAATGACTGGAAAGGAAGCTCAAGAGTAG